From Chryseobacterium tructae, one genomic window encodes:
- a CDS encoding TonB-dependent receptor, translating into MKKAILSAASLGTTIVFGQVKDTLQTQNVDEVVMTASRKKENIKEVPSSITVVGEKQIQSQLTVNSDITSILQYTVPSLGTNSGQTSNTGQTLRGRQVLVLIDGVPQSTPLRNGARDLRVIDPSAIERIEVIKGASSIYGNGADGGIINYITKRNKTNKSISGISQVGFTGQFSGGTLGVRASQLLSGKINKFDYTLSLAYERTGYMKDANKVYLSPTYSTAKMDNYNGMLKLGYDINENQRIEASYIGYSSKSNLNLGLHTGTYGTDPTIGEGLGKGLETTPQGTPRNHNIRVSYDNKNLFAGTALNVNLYYQDFKTVYGYSDTFFNGGQSNVLSKKAGARFNFDTQLWNTQNSQAEIIYGADILNDETVQKLEDGRFWTPNMNMTNIAPFLLAKIDLFKKLTIKGGLRYENIKVNVDDFNTLSVIKNNGTFTPSIPVAGGKLNYNALVGNIGVRYNIEPFINIFGSFSQAYSINELGRILRTSTSETIKNLETKPIIVNNYELGATGQVSNWMNYELTSYVSTSKLGATFVQSADRALTIKRAPEIIYGVEGFLHFTPLKWLQFGGSYSWMEGITSPDDNGNYSAKINNSRISAPKVLAYIQVKPIPQAFIGIDMLHSFQQNRFQPDAKNQYTYGEGFVPDYTVFNVKLGGEINKNWKVSLGIENVLNRLYQPSIAWWSARDSEFVNSLGMRGTFILEYKF; encoded by the coding sequence ATGAAAAAAGCAATTTTATCAGCTGCCAGTCTGGGAACTACAATAGTTTTCGGCCAGGTAAAAGATACTTTACAAACCCAAAATGTGGATGAGGTTGTGATGACGGCTTCCAGAAAAAAGGAGAACATTAAAGAGGTTCCCAGCTCCATAACAGTAGTTGGAGAAAAGCAGATACAGTCTCAATTAACTGTTAACTCAGACATCACAAGTATATTACAATACACGGTTCCCAGTTTAGGAACAAATTCCGGCCAGACTTCTAATACGGGACAAACTTTAAGAGGACGCCAGGTGCTAGTCTTAATAGACGGAGTTCCTCAATCTACTCCCCTTCGAAATGGAGCAAGAGACCTACGAGTAATTGATCCCTCAGCTATTGAAAGAATAGAAGTCATCAAAGGAGCTTCATCCATTTACGGGAACGGTGCAGACGGAGGTATTATCAATTATATCACAAAAAGAAATAAAACGAATAAGTCTATTTCCGGAATTTCACAAGTAGGCTTCACTGGCCAATTTTCAGGAGGAACTTTAGGAGTAAGAGCAAGCCAGCTTTTATCAGGGAAGATCAATAAGTTCGACTACACGCTTTCCTTAGCCTATGAAAGAACAGGCTATATGAAAGACGCCAATAAAGTCTATTTGAGTCCAACATACAGCACGGCAAAAATGGACAACTACAACGGAATGTTGAAATTAGGCTATGACATCAACGAAAACCAAAGGATTGAAGCCTCCTATATTGGGTATTCATCAAAATCAAACCTGAACCTGGGATTACATACAGGAACCTATGGCACTGATCCTACCATTGGCGAAGGATTAGGAAAAGGTCTCGAAACAACTCCTCAGGGAACTCCAAGAAATCATAACATCAGAGTAAGCTATGATAATAAAAATCTGTTCGCCGGAACTGCATTAAATGTGAATCTTTATTATCAGGATTTTAAAACCGTTTATGGGTATAGCGACACTTTTTTCAATGGTGGCCAGTCTAATGTTCTTTCTAAAAAAGCCGGGGCAAGATTTAATTTTGATACTCAACTTTGGAATACCCAAAACTCTCAGGCAGAAATTATCTATGGAGCTGATATCCTTAATGATGAAACTGTACAGAAACTGGAAGACGGTCGTTTCTGGACTCCAAACATGAATATGACCAATATTGCGCCCTTTTTATTGGCAAAAATTGATCTTTTCAAAAAATTAACCATCAAAGGAGGGCTTCGATATGAAAACATCAAAGTAAATGTAGATGATTTCAATACGCTTTCTGTCATTAAAAATAATGGCACATTTACACCAAGTATTCCAGTAGCAGGAGGAAAATTAAATTACAATGCGCTGGTAGGAAATATCGGAGTTCGATACAATATTGAACCGTTTATCAATATTTTCGGAAGCTTTTCACAAGCCTACTCGATCAATGAACTGGGACGAATTCTAAGAACCTCAACCTCCGAAACCATCAAAAACCTTGAAACAAAACCTATTATCGTAAACAATTACGAATTGGGAGCAACAGGACAGGTTTCAAACTGGATGAATTATGAACTTACCTCTTATGTAAGTACCTCTAAACTTGGAGCTACTTTTGTTCAGAGTGCAGACAGAGCGTTAACAATTAAAAGAGCTCCGGAGATTATTTATGGAGTGGAAGGTTTCCTGCACTTTACTCCTCTTAAATGGCTTCAGTTTGGTGGAAGCTATAGCTGGATGGAAGGAATTACTTCTCCGGATGATAATGGAAATTATTCAGCAAAAATCAATAACAGCAGAATTTCTGCTCCAAAAGTTCTTGCTTATATACAGGTGAAACCAATTCCACAAGCTTTCATCGGTATTGACATGCTTCACTCTTTTCAGCAAAACAGATTTCAACCGGATGCCAAAAATCAATACACCTATGGAGAAGGATTTGTGCCTGATTACACCGTATTTAACGTAAAACTTGGGGGTGAGATTAACAAGAACTGGAAAGTATCTTTAGGAATTGAAAACGTTTTAAACAGACTTTATCAACCTTCTATTGCTTGGTGGTCTGCCAGAGACAGTGAGTTCGTCAATTCGCTGGGAATGAGAGGAACATTCATACTTGAATATAAATTTTAA
- a CDS encoding ROK family protein: MSLIDLSKQVALGVDIGGTNTKFGIVNHRGEVLDKGNLKTDAYDKVEDFIDALYEHAYPLMEKHGSEKHFDGIGVGAPNANYYKGTIELAPNLPWKGVIPFAELMTAKFNLPCTVTNDANAAALGEMLFGAARGMKDFIMITLGTGVGSGIIANGNLIYGHDGFAGELGHTIVKPGGRKHWSTGSEGSLEAYASATGITITAKKMRAEFPESMLNQYPEDEINSKTVYECAMKEDPIAIEVFRYTGQKLGEALANFVMFSSPQAILLFGGVIKAGDFILKPAKLHMERNLLPIFRNKVKLVFSELDEADAAILGASALVWEK; the protein is encoded by the coding sequence ATGTCATTAATAGATTTATCAAAACAGGTTGCCCTTGGAGTTGACATCGGCGGAACCAATACCAAATTCGGAATTGTAAACCATCGTGGAGAAGTTCTGGATAAAGGAAACCTTAAAACCGATGCCTATGATAAAGTAGAAGATTTCATCGACGCTTTATACGAGCATGCCTATCCTTTAATGGAAAAACATGGTTCAGAAAAGCACTTTGACGGAATCGGTGTAGGAGCACCCAATGCCAACTATTACAAAGGAACAATAGAATTAGCCCCTAACTTACCCTGGAAAGGAGTCATTCCTTTTGCTGAACTCATGACCGCAAAATTCAATTTACCTTGTACGGTAACCAATGATGCTAATGCTGCCGCTTTGGGAGAAATGCTTTTTGGTGCTGCTCGCGGAATGAAGGATTTTATCATGATTACCCTGGGAACAGGAGTAGGAAGCGGAATTATCGCCAATGGAAACCTCATCTACGGACACGATGGTTTTGCAGGAGAACTGGGACATACTATTGTAAAACCAGGAGGAAGAAAACACTGGAGTACAGGATCTGAAGGAAGTTTAGAAGCCTACGCTTCTGCAACGGGAATTACGATCACAGCTAAGAAAATGAGAGCCGAGTTCCCGGAATCTATGCTGAACCAATATCCTGAAGATGAGATCAATTCTAAAACCGTATACGAATGTGCGATGAAGGAAGATCCGATTGCTATTGAAGTTTTCAGATATACAGGACAAAAACTAGGAGAAGCATTAGCTAATTTCGTGATGTTTTCTTCACCACAGGCTATTCTTTTATTTGGAGGAGTAATCAAAGCTGGAGACTTTATCTTAAAGCCTGCTAAACTTCATATGGAAAGGAATCTATTGCCTATCTTCAGAAATAAGGTAAAACTGGTATTCAGTGAGCTGGACGAAGCCGATGCTGCTATTTTGGGAGCAAGTGCTTTGGTTTGGGAAAAATAA
- a CDS encoding PepSY-associated TM helix domain-containing protein — MKKNHHHKKKPGFFKKWSAKLHLWFGLVIGFLIFIISITGALYVFKDEVENYTRKDVIYHHEQNIEQKQVLPIRVMEKAVAEQVKEKYPIHWVNVPIDKKMSYMFFWYEHNTDAWNYFDEFPIYKQAYVNPYTGKVLRVYDEKNGFFNIVKMIHWSYLLKQDWGTYVVGIPVIIFIIMLITGIVLWWPKNKAARKQRFSFKWKNIKSWKRKNYDLHNVLGFYASIFALIFSITGLFYAFFVVQAMIYVIFSGGETQYPDFSHIKTKAPIEMRTETTLDKIISTVEKRYPDSNGFAIDLGHEHMDDHEHPNFEVYVKHLSYSYHKSSSLIFDENSGELLHTHDPKDKNFGEKVVSANYDIHVGAILGLPTKILAFIVSLICASLPVTGFMIWWGRRKKKTVKTA; from the coding sequence ATGAAGAAAAATCATCATCATAAGAAAAAGCCGGGATTTTTTAAAAAATGGTCTGCCAAACTCCATTTATGGTTTGGGCTGGTCATTGGTTTTCTAATCTTTATTATCTCCATTACCGGAGCATTGTATGTCTTTAAAGATGAAGTGGAAAACTATACCCGAAAAGATGTTATTTACCATCACGAACAGAATATCGAACAAAAGCAGGTTCTTCCCATCAGAGTTATGGAAAAGGCTGTTGCTGAGCAGGTAAAAGAGAAATATCCAATCCATTGGGTAAATGTACCTATCGACAAAAAGATGTCCTATATGTTCTTCTGGTACGAACACAACACGGATGCTTGGAATTATTTTGATGAATTTCCTATCTATAAACAGGCTTATGTGAACCCTTACACCGGAAAGGTTCTTCGTGTGTATGATGAGAAAAACGGGTTTTTCAATATTGTAAAAATGATTCACTGGAGTTATTTGCTGAAACAGGATTGGGGAACTTATGTGGTAGGAATACCAGTTATCATTTTCATCATCATGCTCATTACCGGAATTGTTTTATGGTGGCCTAAAAATAAAGCGGCAAGAAAACAACGTTTCTCTTTCAAGTGGAAAAACATTAAAAGCTGGAAAAGAAAGAATTATGACCTTCATAATGTTCTTGGTTTTTATGCTTCAATTTTCGCGCTTATCTTTTCAATCACAGGATTGTTTTATGCATTCTTTGTTGTTCAGGCAATGATCTATGTAATATTTTCCGGTGGCGAAACCCAATATCCGGATTTCTCTCATATCAAAACAAAGGCTCCGATAGAAATGAGAACAGAGACCACTCTTGATAAGATCATCAGTACTGTTGAAAAAAGATATCCCGATTCCAATGGTTTTGCCATAGATCTTGGGCATGAGCATATGGATGATCATGAGCATCCTAATTTTGAAGTATATGTAAAACACCTTTCCTATTCTTATCATAAAAGCAGCAGCCTTATTTTTGATGAAAACTCAGGAGAATTATTACATACCCATGATCCAAAGGACAAAAACTTCGGTGAGAAGGTAGTCAGCGCCAATTATGACATCCACGTAGGTGCTATTTTGGGGCTTCCAACAAAGATTTTAGCTTTTATTGTAAGCCTTATCTGTGCCTCACTTCCAGTAACAGGTTTTATGATCTGGTGGGGAAGAAGAAAGAAAAAAACGGTAAAAACAGCTTAA